From Proteiniborus sp. DW1, one genomic window encodes:
- a CDS encoding DUF4910 domain-containing protein: MEKQELIEMERLFDKLYPICRSITGDGLRNSLNILSTYMPLEILSFKTGEKVLNWEIPQEWLIRDAWIKDEYGKKILDFKESSLHVINYSEPINKEFTLEELASYIHTKPNLPNAIPYVTSYYKKRWGFCMEHSKLTELKPGKYYAFINSEFRDGELNLGHAFIDGNSSKEILISSYICHPSMANNELSGPMVLAFLYNRILKWEKRNFKYRFVINPETIGSIAYLSRYGSDLMQNMYSGIVLTCLGGDVCLNYKESRRGDSPIDKITNHLFNHDTPKGFIREFTPVHGSDERQYCSPGFNLPVGQFARLVYGSYKEYHTSLDNKELMGIENLIKSLDEIELILKANEYNGYYINLYPYGEIKLDQYGLYPDMNGPLASKYSNNVNISGRQELNYILMILNYSDGEHTLLDIADKCKCCILDLIDIVDKLKRKGVLEGPYFEKRSLKI; the protein is encoded by the coding sequence ATGGAAAAACAAGAGTTAATAGAAATGGAGAGATTATTTGATAAGTTATATCCAATCTGTAGAAGCATTACTGGGGATGGATTAAGAAACTCTTTAAATATATTGAGCACTTATATGCCACTAGAAATTTTAAGCTTTAAAACAGGTGAAAAAGTCTTAAACTGGGAAATACCTCAGGAATGGCTGATACGTGATGCATGGATAAAAGATGAATATGGAAAGAAAATATTAGATTTTAAGGAAAGTAGTTTGCATGTCATAAACTATTCAGAACCAATAAATAAAGAATTTACACTAGAGGAATTAGCATCTTATATTCATACAAAACCTAACTTACCAAATGCAATCCCCTATGTAACATCATATTATAAAAAAAGATGGGGGTTTTGCATGGAACATTCGAAACTTACTGAATTAAAACCAGGTAAATATTATGCTTTTATTAATAGTGAATTTAGAGATGGAGAGCTAAATCTTGGGCATGCATTTATAGATGGAAATAGCAGCAAAGAAATATTAATTTCTTCGTATATATGCCATCCGTCAATGGCAAACAATGAGCTCAGTGGTCCAATGGTATTAGCTTTTTTATACAATAGAATACTAAAATGGGAAAAAAGAAATTTTAAATATAGATTTGTCATCAATCCAGAAACCATAGGAAGTATAGCTTATTTATCGAGATATGGTAGTGATTTAATGCAAAACATGTATTCGGGAATTGTTCTCACATGTTTGGGTGGAGATGTATGCTTAAACTACAAGGAGTCTAGACGAGGAGATTCACCAATAGATAAAATCACGAATCATTTGTTTAATCATGATACCCCAAAGGGATTTATTAGGGAATTTACCCCAGTTCATGGGTCAGATGAAAGACAATACTGTTCTCCAGGTTTTAATTTACCTGTAGGGCAGTTTGCACGATTGGTATATGGAAGTTATAAAGAATACCATACATCCTTAGATAATAAAGAACTAATGGGGATAGAAAATCTTATAAAAAGCTTAGATGAAATCGAGTTGATTTTAAAGGCTAATGAATATAATGGATACTATATAAACTTGTACCCATATGGTGAAATTAAATTAGACCAATACGGGTTATATCCTGATATGAATGGACCATTAGCAAGTAAATATTCTAATAATGTAAATATTAGTGGAAGACAAGAGCTTAACTATATACTTATGATTTTAAATTACTCAGATGGTGAACATACATTATTAGATATAGCAGATAAGTGCAAGTGTTGTATACTTGATTTAATAGATATTGTAGATAAGCTGAAAAGAAAAGGTGTGTTAGAAGGACCATATTTTGAAAAAAGGAGCTTGAAGATATGA
- a CDS encoding formyltransferase family protein: protein MRVLFLTGSHPRHLYIAKKLEGVGLLSGLIIEKRESFVPKPPDGLLDIDRENFIRHFKERQEAEEKHFGRFTYEDFGENIDKAIINVDELNSEKLKQWIIDFKPDIVFSYGIHKLSNDILQILPQSSFNIHGGLSPWYRGNITLFWPFYFLKPNWAGMTIHYLNDKIDGGDIIHHSIPELNKGDGIHDVACKAVLKVAEDLINIINIIKEGKRIDGVKQGSFGKVFNSSDWKPQHLRLIYNAFNNDIVDRFLDGELGYDEPKLIKAF from the coding sequence ATGAGAGTTCTATTTTTAACAGGTAGCCATCCAAGACATTTGTATATCGCAAAAAAGCTAGAAGGTGTAGGACTTCTTAGTGGATTAATTATTGAAAAAAGAGAAAGCTTTGTACCAAAACCGCCAGATGGACTATTAGATATAGATAGAGAGAATTTCATAAGGCACTTTAAGGAAAGACAAGAGGCAGAAGAAAAGCACTTTGGCAGATTTACATATGAAGATTTTGGTGAAAATATTGATAAAGCAATCATTAATGTAGATGAGTTAAATAGTGAAAAACTAAAACAATGGATTATAGATTTTAAGCCTGATATAGTTTTCTCTTATGGTATACATAAATTATCTAATGATATATTACAGATATTGCCTCAAAGCTCTTTCAATATTCATGGGGGACTATCACCTTGGTATAGAGGAAATATAACATTATTTTGGCCATTTTATTTTTTAAAGCCTAATTGGGCAGGGATGACCATTCACTACCTAAATGATAAAATTGATGGTGGAGATATCATACATCATTCAATACCTGAATTAAATAAAGGAGATGGCATACACGATGTAGCTTGTAAGGCTGTATTAAAAGTGGCAGAAGATTTAATTAATATAATAAATATTATAAAAGAAGGAAAAAGAATAGATGGTGTAAAACAAGGTTCATTTGGCAAGGTATTTAATAGTTCAGATTGGAAACCTCAACATTTAAGACTAATTTATAACGCATTTAATAATGATATTGTAGATAGATTTTTAGATGGGGAGCTAGGTTATGATGAACCTAAGCTAATAAAGGCATTTTAG
- the pseC gene encoding UDP-4-amino-4,6-dideoxy-N-acetyl-beta-L-altrosamine transaminase has product MKPAMLGGTPIRKEPLPYARQYIDDDDCLAVNIVLKSDYLTTGPKVKEFEEIIADFVGAKYAVSFSNGTAALHGACYAAGIDKGDEVITTPITFAASANCVLYSGGDPVFADIDEYTFNIDVNEIAKKITNKTKAIIPVDYTGQAVDIDRIKELVRGTEIVIIEDGAHSLGTKYKGTRVGGLADMTMFSFHPVKTVTTGEGGIITTNNEEYYTRLINFRSHCITRDINQHADKEVGGWYYEQLDLGYNYRMTDIQAALGISQMNKIDWFINRRREIVKKYNEAFKDLDGVILQKNADFSDTVNHLYVIKLDLNKLKANRKEIYNALIAENIGVNVHYIPVYWHPYYQKLGYKKGLCPKAEELYNSIFTIPLFPAMTDNDVEDVINGVYKIINYYRR; this is encoded by the coding sequence ATGAAACCAGCTATGTTAGGAGGCACTCCTATAAGAAAAGAACCACTACCCTACGCAAGACAGTATATAGATGACGATGATTGTTTAGCAGTGAATATAGTATTAAAATCAGACTATTTAACTACAGGACCAAAGGTTAAGGAATTTGAAGAAATAATAGCAGATTTTGTAGGTGCTAAATATGCAGTTTCATTTTCCAATGGCACTGCTGCACTACACGGAGCATGTTATGCTGCTGGAATTGACAAGGGAGATGAGGTGATTACTACTCCTATAACCTTTGCAGCTTCAGCAAATTGCGTACTATATTCAGGGGGAGATCCTGTATTCGCAGACATTGATGAATATACGTTTAATATAGATGTAAATGAAATAGCTAAAAAGATTACTAACAAAACCAAAGCAATAATTCCAGTGGACTATACTGGACAAGCAGTAGATATTGACAGGATAAAAGAACTAGTAAGAGGCACAGAGATTGTAATTATAGAAGATGGAGCACATTCATTAGGGACTAAATATAAGGGCACTAGAGTAGGCGGATTAGCAGATATGACCATGTTTAGCTTTCACCCAGTAAAGACTGTAACTACTGGAGAAGGTGGCATAATCACTACGAATAATGAGGAGTATTACACAAGACTAATAAACTTTAGATCTCACTGTATCACAAGAGATATTAACCAGCATGCTGATAAAGAGGTAGGTGGCTGGTACTATGAACAGCTTGACCTAGGATATAACTATAGAATGACTGACATTCAAGCAGCTCTTGGAATTAGTCAGATGAATAAAATAGATTGGTTCATAAATAGACGAAGAGAGATTGTAAAGAAATACAATGAAGCATTTAAGGACTTGGATGGAGTAATTCTACAGAAAAATGCTGATTTTTCGGATACAGTGAATCATTTATATGTGATAAAACTAGACTTGAATAAGCTCAAAGCTAATAGAAAAGAAATATATAATGCGTTGATTGCTGAGAATATTGGAGTAAATGTACACTATATACCAGTATATTGGCATCCATATTATCAAAAGCTAGGGTACAAAAAAGGTCTATGTCCTAAGGCAGAAGAGTTATATAATTCAATATTTACAATTCCGTTATTTCCAGCTATGACGGATAATGATGTAGAAGATGTAATTAATGGGGTTTATAAAATAATAAATTATTATAGAAGATAA
- a CDS encoding ATP-grasp domain-containing protein — protein MRILLTAIGKRVQLIKHLKKINYVVGVDSGDLAPAKFFVDSFFKVPPCNDKEYVNVILSICKNEKIDMLIPLYEKEFLILDSNRHKFKEVGTFLLLSDSSVLEICNDKWNTFNFFKENNINTPKTYLLEEIKENQNITISYPVIIKPRDGMGSRGIFYANNRDELLHTISSLSGYIIQEKVEGTEYTLDIFCDFDGQVISIVPRQRLEVRAGEVSKSKAVKDIRLIDVALNLVNKLNSSKGYKAIGPMNIQCIVDKNGEIKFIEINPRFGGGVPLSFEAGVDYGQILCDLISGKKIEPFIGGFEELTMLRFDDAVYIK, from the coding sequence ATGAGAATACTTCTTACAGCAATAGGAAAGAGAGTACAATTAATTAAGCATTTAAAGAAAATAAACTATGTAGTGGGAGTAGACTCAGGAGACTTAGCACCTGCCAAATTTTTCGTAGATTCTTTTTTTAAGGTTCCACCATGTAATGATAAGGAATATGTTAATGTAATTCTGAGTATATGTAAGAATGAAAAAATAGACATGCTAATACCCCTATACGAAAAAGAATTTTTAATTCTTGATAGTAACAGACATAAATTTAAGGAAGTAGGTACTTTTCTTTTATTAAGTGATAGTTCTGTTTTAGAGATATGTAATGATAAATGGAATACCTTTAATTTTTTTAAAGAGAATAATATAAATACACCTAAGACATATTTGCTAGAAGAAATAAAAGAAAATCAAAATATAACTATTAGTTATCCTGTAATAATTAAGCCTAGAGATGGAATGGGAAGCAGAGGAATATTTTATGCCAATAATAGAGATGAATTACTCCATACTATTTCAAGCTTAAGTGGCTACATAATTCAAGAAAAGGTAGAGGGAACTGAATATACCCTTGATATTTTTTGTGATTTTGATGGACAGGTTATATCTATAGTTCCAAGACAACGACTTGAGGTAAGGGCAGGAGAGGTATCAAAGAGTAAGGCAGTAAAAGACATTAGACTGATAGATGTTGCTTTAAATTTGGTAAATAAATTGAATTCAAGTAAAGGATACAAAGCCATTGGGCCAATGAACATACAATGTATCGTTGACAAAAATGGTGAAATAAAGTTTATAGAGATTAATCCAAGATTTGGCGGAGGAGTTCCACTATCTTTTGAAGCAGGAGTGGATTATGGACAAATTCTATGTGATTTGATTTCGGGTAAAAAGATTGAACCTTTTATTGGTGGATTTGAAGAATTGACTATGCTGAGATTTGATGATGCAGTATATATTAAGTAA
- a CDS encoding HAD-IA family hydrolase: MIKVILLDLDDTLYNERDFVFSGFNEVAKYLNEKYSLEKNNLYKDILDIFQEKGRGKIFNILCEKYSLEEDIESLVDIYRNTVPNIKLYDDALYMLENLKDKYKLGLVTDGKNTVQWNKIKALDIEKYMDKIIVTDDLGRDCWKPSTKPFILMIEHFGGAPEEYIYIGDNPNKDFIGCKKLGMSTIRIIREAGDHMNTFLGEEYEAEFNIKSLLELENILKLLE; the protein is encoded by the coding sequence ATGATAAAGGTAATACTACTTGACTTAGATGACACTTTATATAATGAAAGAGATTTTGTATTTAGTGGCTTCAATGAAGTAGCTAAATATTTAAATGAAAAATATAGTTTAGAGAAAAATAATCTTTATAAGGATATTTTAGATATTTTCCAAGAAAAAGGAAGGGGTAAGATATTTAATATATTATGTGAAAAGTATAGTCTAGAAGAAGATATTGAAAGCCTAGTAGATATATATAGAAATACTGTACCTAATATTAAATTATATGACGATGCACTTTATATGCTAGAGAATTTGAAGGATAAATATAAGCTAGGACTAGTAACGGATGGTAAGAATACAGTTCAATGGAATAAGATAAAGGCATTAGATATTGAAAAATATATGGATAAGATAATTGTAACCGATGATTTAGGAAGGGATTGTTGGAAGCCTAGCACTAAGCCATTTATACTCATGATAGAACATTTTGGAGGTGCTCCAGAGGAATATATCTATATAGGAGACAATCCTAACAAGGATTTCATAGGGTGTAAAAAACTAGGAATGAGTACTATTAGAATAATTAGAGAAGCTGGAGATCATATGAATACTTTTTTAGGCGAGGAATATGAAGCAGAATTTAATATAAAATCATTATTAGAACTAGAAAACATACTTAAACTTTTAGAATAA
- a CDS encoding glycosyltransferase family protein, which produces MKVLCIVQARMGSERLPGKVIKPILGKPMILYTLNRLKRSKYVDEIVLATSTNEIEEPLVQIVRQEGYNIFRGDENNVLKRYVDAYKEFGGDVIVRVTGDCPLIDPQIVDNVISHYLIYDYDYVRLDVPDTFIRGFDVEVFSAEALERTYDEVNKSSEEQYKEHVTLYMYKNKDKFKVGYVKGDELYNKNYRLCVDTVGDFEVVCKTYEYFKDEYIGAKDVVEFLDKNIELVKINMNIMQKK; this is translated from the coding sequence ATGAAAGTTCTTTGCATAGTACAGGCTAGAATGGGATCAGAAAGGTTACCAGGTAAGGTGATAAAGCCTATTTTGGGAAAGCCTATGATTTTGTACACATTAAATAGATTAAAAAGAAGTAAATACGTAGATGAAATAGTATTAGCCACTTCAACTAATGAAATAGAAGAACCATTAGTTCAGATTGTTAGGCAAGAGGGTTACAATATCTTTAGAGGAGACGAAAACAATGTCCTTAAAAGATATGTAGATGCATATAAGGAATTTGGTGGAGATGTAATAGTTCGTGTCACTGGAGATTGTCCGTTGATAGATCCTCAAATAGTAGACAATGTGATTTCTCATTATTTAATATATGATTATGACTATGTAAGATTAGATGTACCAGATACATTTATTAGGGGATTTGATGTAGAAGTATTTTCTGCTGAGGCCTTAGAAAGGACTTATGATGAGGTAAATAAGAGCAGTGAAGAGCAATATAAGGAACATGTTACTTTATATATGTATAAAAATAAAGATAAATTTAAAGTTGGATATGTTAAAGGGGATGAGTTGTATAATAAGAATTATAGGCTTTGTGTAGATACAGTAGGGGATTTTGAGGTAGTGTGTAAAACTTATGAATATTTTAAAGATGAGTATATAGGGGCTAAGGATGTAGTTGAGTTTTTAGATAAGAATATTGAGTTGGTTAAAATAAACATGAATATAATGCAGAAAAAGTAA
- the ispD gene encoding 2-C-methyl-D-erythritol 4-phosphate cytidylyltransferase, translated as MNIAVILAGGTGSRMGIVDKPKQFIDIYGKPIIAYTLEVFDNHPEIDCIAVVCLKEWMDDLRILLRKHEINKVKWIVDGGQTRQESVYNAINTLSNEYKDNDILIIHDSVRPLVSHKIISSNISGAKEFGAVNTVIPSADTIVKSIDGDTIKEVPARSELFVGQTPQSFKFSLIREAHDNAIKQNNLNSTDDCQLVLGLGQKVHLVMGEKLNFKITSFDDLLLLKAIIKLGNTEMI; from the coding sequence TTGAATATAGCAGTGATATTAGCTGGTGGAACAGGTAGCAGAATGGGCATAGTGGACAAACCCAAACAATTTATTGATATATATGGGAAGCCAATTATAGCTTACACCCTGGAAGTATTTGACAATCATCCTGAGATAGATTGTATTGCAGTTGTCTGCCTTAAAGAATGGATGGATGATTTAAGAATATTATTGAGGAAGCATGAAATTAATAAAGTTAAATGGATTGTAGATGGGGGACAAACTAGACAGGAATCAGTATATAATGCTATCAATACTCTTTCAAATGAATACAAAGATAACGATATTTTAATTATACATGATTCAGTTCGCCCATTAGTTAGTCATAAAATAATCAGCAGTAATATAAGCGGGGCAAAAGAATTTGGAGCTGTAAATACAGTGATACCAAGTGCAGATACTATAGTTAAAAGCATAGATGGAGATACAATAAAAGAAGTTCCAGCTAGAAGTGAATTGTTTGTTGGACAAACTCCTCAAAGCTTTAAGTTTTCTTTAATTAGAGAGGCACATGATAATGCAATTAAGCAAAATAACCTTAACTCTACTGATGACTGTCAATTAGTTTTGGGTCTTGGACAGAAAGTACATCTAGTTATGGGTGAAAAATTAAATTTTAAGATTACTTCTTTTGATGATTTACTTTTGTTAAAAGCAATCATCAAACTTGGAAATACGGAGATGATATAA
- a CDS encoding alcohol dehydrogenase catalytic domain-containing protein, with protein sequence MLGKSFKIVEPRRFDLYIENVICSQDEAIVKIDYAAICKADLRYYLGSRDKKVLGFRYPMNLLHEGVGTILLDKSNRFKPGDKVVLVPNIVPKKNQCEHCVCEIQELGENYCPKAKFASSNYNGFAREYVNYPTTNLIKISDSIDIEIAVFLELVSVALAAYRRTELNDNGTIGIWGDGILGYILSATLKQIHNKGRIVAIGKHEQKLKQFPVEKYYLIGDKEIADENISAAFECVGGSSSGFAINEIIDNLRVGGKLVLTGVAESLVEINTRKVLEKGLSMYGVTRSQVVDFKNAINLFKNIDFRIDISKLIIDIIEINTITDFYNAFESELNSKKFGKNILHFNF encoded by the coding sequence ATGCTTGGGAAAAGCTTTAAAATAGTTGAACCTAGAAGATTTGACTTATATATTGAGAATGTTATATGTTCCCAAGATGAAGCAATAGTTAAGATAGATTATGCAGCTATATGTAAAGCTGATTTAAGATATTATTTAGGTTCCAGAGATAAGAAGGTATTAGGATTTAGATATCCAATGAATCTTTTACATGAAGGCGTAGGAACTATCTTGTTGGATAAGTCAAATAGATTTAAACCTGGTGATAAAGTTGTTCTAGTTCCTAATATTGTACCTAAAAAAAACCAATGTGAACATTGTGTTTGTGAAATACAAGAATTGGGCGAAAACTATTGCCCTAAAGCGAAATTTGCTTCTAGCAATTATAATGGATTTGCAAGAGAATACGTAAATTATCCAACTACTAATCTAATAAAAATTTCTGATAGCATAGACATAGAAATTGCTGTTTTTTTAGAATTAGTTTCTGTAGCATTAGCAGCATATAGAAGAACAGAATTGAATGATAATGGAACTATTGGAATTTGGGGAGATGGAATTTTAGGATATATTTTAAGTGCAACATTAAAGCAAATTCACAACAAAGGAAGAATAGTTGCTATTGGAAAGCATGAACAGAAGCTTAAACAATTTCCGGTTGAAAAATATTACTTAATAGGAGATAAAGAAATAGCAGATGAAAATATATCAGCTGCATTTGAATGTGTTGGAGGAAGTTCTTCAGGATTTGCTATTAATGAGATAATAGATAACTTAAGAGTTGGCGGGAAGTTAGTTTTGACTGGTGTAGCTGAAAGCCTAGTAGAAATTAATACTAGGAAGGTTTTGGAAAAAGGTTTATCTATGTATGGCGTTACAAGGAGTCAGGTAGTGGATTTTAAAAATGCAATTAATCTTTTTAAGAATATTGACTTTAGAATAGATATATCAAAGTTGATAATAGATATAATTGAAATAAACACTATTACAGATTTTTATAATGCTTTTGAATCGGAATTAAATAGCAAAAAATTTGGGAAAAACATCCTGCATTTTAATTTCTAA
- a CDS encoding CDP-glycerol glycerophosphotransferase family protein produces the protein MEKMFNKKLELFIDKYEYMKKFFYFSKNGINEYLLSKIDLNDKVAIWGAGEHTEKLLQLINIENINILCCVDKSKEKRGLYIEGIRIVQPCEIKDYKIDTIIISSYSFRKEIREEINKLSSMYKIVDFYDKYDLGFPFFYKYLNANTMLIAITVISIFNDIKAMGYKVDKENEKKVIEIIAQNNFDIEDIKRKNGVLNRNLLHKHEDNYDEGSKIKVDFFFQYPQGWTSLETVWKSFNEDNRFIARLIQVPFLQEFKDIFSDDSRKFLLDSNIPFIPWYLYDIDEEKPDIVFYQSPYDELRPKEFSSREIYRKTRIAYIPYALEIGGGDLNYRLQFNLFLHNNAWMIFARSKRHKEMYRKYSSNKGKNVVVTGHPKIDAIYKLKDFNVDREMAKMVKGRKVFIWNPHFSIGSDPLSNWSTFNIWKDIILDIFEKRQNCFLIIRPHPLLLERLDKECEESIPKVKEFKDRISKMGNVYIDRNFDYRHSFAISDALLSDASSFLLEYLATYKPIMYLPNKNGPSLNEDGDIVEYYYKAYERKDIEEYVDMVANGFDTMKDIRTSKIEEYLGIVDGKVGERIKNCVLEKYDFENVSI, from the coding sequence ATGGAAAAAATGTTTAACAAAAAATTGGAATTATTTATTGATAAATACGAATATATGAAGAAATTTTTTTACTTCTCTAAAAATGGGATAAATGAGTATTTGCTAAGTAAAATAGATTTAAATGACAAAGTGGCTATATGGGGAGCCGGTGAACATACAGAAAAGTTGTTACAACTTATTAATATTGAAAATATAAACATTTTATGTTGCGTTGATAAATCTAAAGAAAAACGAGGTTTGTATATTGAAGGGATAAGAATAGTACAACCATGTGAAATAAAAGATTACAAAATAGACACCATAATCATATCCTCCTATTCCTTTAGAAAAGAGATAAGAGAAGAAATTAATAAGCTAAGTTCAATGTATAAAATAGTAGATTTTTATGACAAATACGACTTGGGATTTCCATTTTTTTATAAATATCTAAATGCGAATACAATGTTAATTGCAATTACTGTTATATCTATTTTTAATGATATAAAAGCTATGGGATATAAAGTAGATAAAGAAAATGAGAAAAAGGTAATTGAAATTATTGCACAAAATAATTTTGACATAGAAGATATTAAACGAAAAAATGGTGTACTTAATAGAAACTTACTTCACAAACATGAAGACAATTATGATGAAGGAAGTAAGATTAAAGTAGATTTCTTTTTTCAATATCCTCAAGGATGGACTTCTTTAGAAACAGTTTGGAAGTCATTTAATGAGGATAATAGATTTATAGCTAGATTAATACAAGTTCCATTTCTTCAAGAATTTAAAGATATATTTAGCGATGATAGTAGAAAATTTCTTTTAGATTCTAATATTCCATTTATACCATGGTATTTATATGATATTGATGAAGAAAAGCCAGATATTGTGTTTTATCAAAGTCCTTATGATGAATTAAGACCTAAAGAATTTTCTTCTAGGGAAATTTATAGAAAAACTCGAATAGCTTATATCCCTTATGCCCTTGAAATTGGAGGAGGTGATTTAAACTATAGATTACAGTTTAATTTATTTCTTCATAACAACGCATGGATGATTTTCGCTCGTTCCAAGAGACATAAAGAAATGTATAGAAAATATTCATCAAACAAAGGAAAAAACGTGGTAGTTACTGGGCATCCTAAAATAGACGCGATTTATAAACTAAAGGATTTTAATGTAGATAGAGAAATGGCTAAAATGGTTAAAGGTAGAAAGGTTTTTATCTGGAATCCGCATTTTAGCATTGGCTCTGATCCTTTATCAAATTGGTCAACTTTTAATATCTGGAAAGATATAATTTTGGATATATTTGAAAAAAGGCAAAATTGCTTTCTTATAATTAGGCCTCATCCTTTATTGTTGGAGAGACTAGATAAAGAATGTGAAGAATCAATACCTAAAGTAAAGGAGTTTAAAGATAGAATTAGCAAAATGGGGAATGTATATATAGATAGGAACTTCGACTATAGACATTCTTTTGCAATATCTGATGCATTACTTAGCGATGCTTCTTCATTTTTATTAGAATATTTAGCTACATATAAACCTATAATGTATTTACCTAATAAAAATGGACCTTCTTTAAACGAGGATGGTGATATTGTTGAATATTATTATAAAGCATATGAACGAAAGGATATTGAAGAATATGTTGACATGGTGGCTAATGGATTTGATACTATGAAAGATATTAGAACATCTAAAATTGAAGAATATCTTGGTATTGTTGATGGAAAAGTTGGCGAAAGAATAAAAAATTGTGTACTAGAAAAATATGATTTTGAGAATGTAAGTATTTAA
- a CDS encoding glycosyltransferase family 2 protein has product MDKPLVSVIIPAYNHGKYIENCLDSIINQTYNDIELIILNDGSTDDTNEKIIGYENILRKRFKRYEYINKENEGVCKTLNRGINISKGEYLIIFASDDIMYPERISRQVEFLEQNKEYGMVFVDGYHIESDEYFDINNVNTDGLLFSKRMQNEYFHVNDRYDSDLLFTRDMENMIDDLFDFMLHNVYLMPAPGVCFRKSCFEKVGLYDENIESEDLDMFIRMAKYYKYSFIKEPLVLHRYHKNNSGRSHIIVDTLKSLINKYSESDLLNEEQRMIVVSLFERKLGIFKLENINNKIKNRKIIVWGTGSSYENFKNTYNIEIDFFIDSNPNKQGIILDNKEVSAPSRLLKINKDEYYILVLSQFYKEIYNELKKYGFLYMKHYY; this is encoded by the coding sequence ATGGACAAACCGCTTGTTTCAGTTATTATTCCAGCATATAATCATGGAAAGTATATAGAAAATTGTTTAGATAGTATTATTAATCAAACGTATAATGATATAGAATTAATCATATTAAATGATGGCTCTACAGATGATACAAATGAAAAAATTATCGGTTATGAAAACATACTTAGAAAGCGTTTTAAAAGATATGAGTATATTAATAAAGAAAATGAAGGAGTATGCAAGACTCTAAACCGAGGGATAAATATTTCTAAAGGAGAATATTTAATTATTTTTGCTTCTGATGATATTATGTATCCTGAAAGAATAAGCAGACAAGTCGAATTTTTAGAGCAAAATAAAGAATACGGAATGGTATTTGTAGACGGATATCATATAGAAAGTGATGAATATTTTGATATTAATAATGTAAATACAGATGGGCTATTGTTTTCTAAGAGAATGCAAAATGAATATTTTCATGTTAATGACAGGTATGACAGTGATTTACTATTCACAAGAGACATGGAAAATATGATAGATGATTTATTCGATTTCATGTTACATAATGTATATCTTATGCCTGCGCCAGGAGTGTGCTTTAGGAAAAGTTGTTTTGAAAAAGTAGGCTTGTATGATGAAAATATAGAAAGTGAAGATTTAGATATGTTTATAAGGATGGCTAAATACTATAAATATAGTTTTATTAAAGAGCCTTTAGTATTGCATAGATACCATAAAAATAATTCTGGAAGAAGTCATATAATAGTAGATACATTAAAAAGTTTAATTAATAAATATAGTGAAAGTGATTTGCTAAATGAAGAACAACGAATGATTGTTGTATCGTTGTTCGAAAGGAAATTAGGCATTTTTAAACTTGAAAACATTAACAACAAAATAAAAAACAGAAAAATAATTGTTTGGGGGACAGGCAGTTCATATGAAAATTTCAAAAATACGTACAATATAGAAATAGACTTTTTTATAGATTCTAATCCAAATAAACAAGGTATAATACTAGATAATAAAGAGGTTAGTGCTCCATCAAGGCTGTTGAAAATAAATAAGGATGAATACTATATTCTTGTTCTGAGCCAATTCTATAAGGAAATATATAATGAACTTAAAAAATATGGTTTTCTATATATGAAACATTATTATTAA